One Heptranchias perlo isolate sHepPer1 chromosome 2, sHepPer1.hap1, whole genome shotgun sequence DNA segment encodes these proteins:
- the LOC137331636 gene encoding probable G-protein coupled receptor 139, with product MHSSVIYQIQRIYHPVLAAVGVPVNLMAIVILSRGKCGLSKCICRYLVGMAVADLMVVIIDVILRWINLLYFPVSFLDITPVCSLIIFLGNATTVVSVWLTVAFTFDRFVAICCEKVKTKYCIEETAAAVLGTVSVLGCLESVPWYFVNEPRYIMDNVPWGCETKPSFRASPAWAAFDLFHLILTPCVPFFLISLLNILTVRRILVASRVRRGLRGRSDGENHKDPEMENRKKSIILLFSISGSFILLWVTHVVFNIYLRIAGTRSYSSYTDPVCITQQTSKMLQLLSSCTNTCIYVLTQTKFREELKNAVKYPLILIVKLVKS from the exons ATGCATTCTTCAGTTATCTATCAGATACAACGCATTTaccatcctgttcttgcagcagtTGGAGTTCCTG ttaacttgatggcgattgtgatcctgtccagaggaaagtgcggtctctccaaatgcatctgtcgctacctggtgggaatggcagtggccgatctcatggtcgttatcattgaTGTGATACTGAGATGGATTAATCTGTTGTATTTTCCAgtttcattcctggacattacgccTGTGTGTAGTCTCATAATCTTCTTGGGTAATGCAACCACagtggtttctgtctggctcacagtcgctttcacctttgatcgatttgtggccatttgttgtgagaaggtgAAAACGAAATATTGCATCGAGGAAACGGCGGCTGCGGttctggggacagtgagtgtgctgggctgtttagagagtgtcccctggtactttgtgAATGAGCCTCGATATATAatggataatgttccctggggttgtgagaCGAAACCGAGCTTCCGTGCTTCCCCTGCATGGGCGGCATTTGacttgtttcacctcattttaaccccctgTGTCCCTTTCTTTCTGATTTCGTTGCTCAATATTCtgacagtcagacgtattttagtggccagtcgagtccgcaggggactccggggccgcagcgatggagagaatcacaaggacccagagatggagaaccgaaagaaatccatcattttgctcttcagtatatcgggcagctTTATACTGTTATGGGTGACACACGTTGTATTTAACATTTATTTGCGAATTGCAGGCACTCGGTCTTAttcctcctacactgaccctgtttgtATCACACAACAAacatcaaagatgctgcagcttctcagttcctgcacaaacacgtgtatttatgtcctgacccagactaaattcagagaggagctgaagaacgcggtgaaatacccattgaTTCTAATTgtcaaattagtgaaatcatag